A single region of the Salvia miltiorrhiza cultivar Shanhuang (shh) chromosome 8, IMPLAD_Smil_shh, whole genome shotgun sequence genome encodes:
- the LOC131000313 gene encoding uncharacterized protein LOC131000313 codes for MLALVEYVRNLWPLSTLIFYNNHDDLRASDGIVKKLSIPESTKHFVYAIREPESQAVIYVLAVQNLSERSASDAECLIREIKPDAVVVQVGQLSESEMAGLRETRVGLIDENGGFSGDDTVPTSVFEVLMNCFMHKTNKDKYEDVAGSLVLREIFGVSFNGHLVAAKKAAEEVGSSFLMLESPFVKCNLGGDVEGESGGGDSGFPSVFGLQMTSLVSKNVGSPMLSLNSRAFRALDEVQSQMVKSLSSILLRASPPMKLAGEEVRPLADYEVPQFARCVYPLLVDLHDIFVDIPSMGNALACAQKMLCDVNKGETVDNSHLSEVYAFPIAVEGLRIALNNAGRVVRSPAPAKCEFSDLPMDDQTHAILAQTLRSQASKYKSIVAVVDASGLAGLRKNWKTALPLDVKHMVDQLVINLDDDGEDSAQGNRRWKLADKPVVAVGAGATAVLGASSLSKAVPVSTFVKVVTLNVPASLQIVLSQTQKAFVLAFGKALGPTKVMASSSLKGSTLKAVASAEKIRAVAHGVIASAEKTSLSAMRSAFYEIMRKRRAQRVGVMPWATFGCSIATCAGLLACGDGIECAAESIPSAPSIASLGRGIQNLHLASMVVRPAESSRIQRSIESLLHKFKNLKIKIQ; via the coding sequence ATGCTGGCCTTGGTGGAATATGTTAGAAACCTATGGCCTCTCTCCACTCTAATCTTTTACAATAATCACGACGACTTGAGGGCATCCGATGGGATTGTCAAGAAATTATCGATTCCCGAAAGCACGAAGCATTTCGTTTACGCGATTCGCGAGCCCGAATCGCAGGCGGTGATATACGTACTAGCTGTTCAGAATCTGTCGGAGAGGTCGGCTTCGGATGCCGAGTGTTTGATCAGAGAGATTAAGCCCGATGCAGTTGTTGTGCAGGTGGGGCAGTTGAGTGAATCGGAGATGGCTGGATTGAGAGAAACTAGGGTTGGATTGATTGATGAGAATGGTGGATTTTCTGGTGATGATACCGTTCCCACCTCTGTGTTTGAGGTTTTGATGAATTGCTTTATGCATAAGACTAATAAGGATAAGTATGAGGATGTTGCAGGGAGTTTGGTGTTGAGGGAGATATTTGGAGTGAGTTTCAATGGACACCTCGTTGCAGCCAAGAAGGCTGCTGAGGAAGTAGGTTCTTCCTTCCTGATGCTCGAGTCACCTTTCGTGAAATGCAACTTGGGTGGCGATGTTGAGGGCGAGTCGGGAGGGGGGGATTCGGGTTTCCCCAGTGTGTTCGGCTTGCAGATGACTAGTTTGGTATCCAAGAATGTAGGGAGTCCGATGTTGTCTCTGAATTCAAGAGCCTTCCGCGCCTTAGATGAGGTTCAGTCTCAGATGGTCAAGTCTTTGTCTTCAATCTTGCTTCGTGCGAGCCCACCTATGAAGTTGGCGGGTGAGGAGGTTCGCCCGTTAGCTGATTATGAGGTGCCGCAGTTTGCAAGATGTGTGTACCCTCTGCTTGTTGATTTGCACGACATATTTGTGGATATCCCCTCTATGGGGAACGCTTTGGCCTGCGCGCAGAAGATGCTTTGTGATGTTAATAAGGGGGAAACTGTTGACAATAGTCACCTTTCTGAGGTTTATGCATTCCCTATCGCGGTTGAGGGGCTGCGGATTGCTTTGAATAATGCTGGTCGGGTGGTGAGGAGCCCTGCCCCGGCTAAGTGTGAGTTTTCTGATCTTCCCATGGATGATCAGACGCATGCCATTCTTGCACAGACTCTTCGGAGCCAGGCAAGCAAGTACAAATCGATAGTTGCAGTTGTTGATGCTAGTGGATTAGCCGGGCTTAGGAAGAACTGGAAGACTGCTCTTCCTCTGGATGTTAAGCATATGGTTGACCAGCTCGTGATCAATCTTGACGATGATGGTGAGGATTCCGCGCAGGGGAACAGAAGATGGAAGCTAGCGGATAAGCCCGTGGTGGCAGTAGGGGCTGGTGCAACAGCGGTTTTAGGAGCCTCCTCCCTCTCCAAGGCCGTTCCAGTATCGACTTTCGTGAAAGTTGTCACTCTCAATGTCCCTGCGTCTCTGCAAATTGTATTGTCTCAGACGCAGAAGGCTTTTGTTTTGGCTTTTGGGAAGGCTCTTGGTCCGACAAAGGTGATGGCGAGTTCCTCACTGAAAGGCTCGACTCTCAAGGCTGTGGCGTCTGCTGAGAAGATACGTGCAGTGGCTCACGGTGTGATAGCTTCTGCTGAGAAGACGAGCCTCTCTGCCATGAGATCAGCGTTCTACGAGATAATGAGAAAGCGCCGCGCCCAGAGAGTTGGGGTCATGCCATGGGCGACCTTCGGGTGTAGCATTGCAACCTGCGCAGGGTTGCTCGCGTGTGGAGATGGGATCGAGTGTGCTGCTGAATCGATCCCGTCTGCTCCTTCGATTGCCAGTTTGGGCCGCGGAATCCAGAATCTGCACCTGGCGTCTATGGTTGTGAGGCCAGCTGAGAGTTCAAGAATACAGAGATCAATAGAATCACTGCTGCATAAGTTCaagaatttgaaaataaaaattcagtAG